In Melopsittacus undulatus isolate bMelUnd1 chromosome 6, bMelUnd1.mat.Z, whole genome shotgun sequence, the following proteins share a genomic window:
- the LOC117436282 gene encoding LOW QUALITY PROTEIN: endothelin receptor type B-like (The sequence of the model RefSeq protein was modified relative to this genomic sequence to represent the inferred CDS: substituted 2 bases at 2 genomic stop codons) has protein sequence MQRHPTSIMRTLAASFDVQSSMAKIPAPATLAIFLACLFSGAHGQTPRAFQESTIPFEVLSQEQVYSLVQPSLFQDNRQLNHSEIVSGSTSSEPPLLPVCVKPTDIRHIFKYINTIVSCTIFIVGIIGNSTLLRIIYKNKCMRNGPNVLIASLAFGDLLYILIALPINVYNLLAKDWPFGVQVCKLVPFIQKASVGITVLSLCALSIDRYXAVASWSRIXGIGIPMWKAVEVMLIWAVAIVLAVPEAIAFDMVELSYWEQHLRVCMLASEQKSSFMMFYRDVKDWWLFGFYFCLPLLCTGIFYTVMSCEMLSKRNGMRTALNDHMKRVRKPRRQKLVSSKEEGELLKGTCACEGHV, from the exons ATGCAGAGGCATCCCACAAGCATTATGAGGACTCTTGCAGCCAGCTTTGATGTTCAGTCCTCAATGGCAAAAATCCCAGCTCCCGCCACTCTGGCCATTTTCCTGGCTTGCCTCTTCTCTGGGGCACACGGTCAGACCCCAAGGGCTTTCCAGGAGAGCACCATCCCCTTTGAGGTGCTTAGCCAGGAGCAGGTTTACAGCCTGGTCCAGCCAAGCCTGTTCCAGGATAACAGGCAATTGAACCACTCGGAGATTGTCTCTGGGAGCACCAGCTCTGAGccacctctgctgcctgtgtgtgtgAAGCCCACAGATATCAGACACATCTTCAAATACATCAACACCATCGTGTCCTGCACCATCTTTATAGTGGGGATCATTGGCAACTCCACACTCCTGAGGATCATTTACAAGAACAAGTGCATGAGGAATGGGCCAAATGTCCTCATTGCCAGCTTGGCATTTGGAGACCTGCTCTACATCCTCATTGCTCTACCCATCAATGTGTATAAC CTCTTGGCAAAGGACTGGCCCTTTGGCGTGCAGGTGTGCAAGCTGGTCCCCTTCATCCAAAAGGCTTCAGTGGGCATTACAGTCCTCAGCCTTTGTGCTCTCAGCATCGACAG GTACTGAGCAGTGGCATCCTGGAGTCGGATCTAGGGGATAGGAATCCCCATGTGGAAGGCAGTGGAGGTGATGCTGATCTGGGCAGTGGCCATCGTGCTTGCAGTGCCTGAAGCCATAGCCTTCGACATGGTGGAGCTCAGCTACTGGGAACAACACCTGCGGGTGTGCATGCTTGCCTCCGAACAGAAATCCAGCTTCATGATG TTCTATCGTGATGTGAAGGACTGGTGGCTTTTTGGCTTCTATTTCTGCCTCCCCTTGTTATGCACTGGCATCTTCTACACCGTCATGTCATGCGAGATGTTGAGCAAGAGAAATGGCATGAGAACTGCTCTGAATGACCACATGAAACGGGTAAGAAAACCAAGAAGGCAGAAACTGGTATCTTCCAAAGAGGAGGGAGAGCTATTGAAGGGAACATGTGCCTGTGAAGGACATGTAtga
- the LOC117436262 gene encoding flocculation protein FLO11-like: MQETARCSVMDVVHKAAAAIRARAEQEKEQEDVAQSHVDVSVAPVTPVTLEDIETPMAVEPQAEPSSAPFTKAADEAGEVMVSPVPGDYQQEAGRAVVSPAQHEEEVLAAVTMIPGAESGISYLAPGADDEGEAAASPLSQGSQPQEEPAAFPEENDEEAKQELECVSDKELSQGEALTMYNICVAHRQPEEAPQGSPSQASSHHGITLPRVPYLERFQPVAIQQAQRLPSPPSKIKPSEQPKRICLVRAPEKEEHQARLTPMPPAWASNNAVQKEAAPQRQRHGPALQNIKVPDALVQVTTTFEKMKLLHLPVAMVQRTNKKQETARCSVMDVVHKAAAAIRARAEQEKEQEDVAQSHVDVSVAPVTPVTLEDIETPMAVEPQAEPSSAPFTKAADEAGEVMVSPVPGDYQQEAGRAVVSPAQHEEEVLAAVTMIPGAESGISYLAPGADDEGEAAASPLSQGSQPQEEPAAFPEENDEEAKQELECVSDKELSQGEALTMYNICVAHRQPEEAPQGSPSQASSHHGITLPRVPYLERFQPVAIQQAQQDQAFGAAEEDLPGQSS; this comes from the exons atgcaggaaacagccaggtgctctGTGATGGACGTTGTGCACAAGGCTGcggctgccatccgggcaagagctgagcaggaaaaggagcaggaggatgtggcccaaagccacgtggatgtgtcagTGGCACCAGTGACGCCAGTAACACTTGAGgacatcgagactcctatggctgtagagcctcaggcagagcccagctcagcccctttcaccaaagctgcagatgaggctggagaagtcaTGGTTTCTCCCGTGCCTGGAGATTATCAACAGGAGGCCGGCAGAGCTGTTGTCTCCCCAGCACAacatgaggaggaagttctggctgcagtgacgatgatccctggggcagagtcTGGGATATCTTACCTTGCACCTGGAGCAGatgatgaaggagaagcagcagcttcacctttGAGTCAGGGCTCGCAGCCCCAG GAGGAGCCAGCGGCCTTCCCTGAGGAGAACGATGAGGAGGCCAAGCAGGAATTGGAATGTGTTAGTGACAAAGAGCTGTCTCAAGGGGAAGCCCTCACCATGTACAACATCTGC gtggctcacaggcagcctgaggaagCGCCGCAGGGCAGCCCGAGCCAGGCGTCGTCCCACCATGGGATCACGCTGCCACGGGTGCCCTACCTGGAGAGGTTTCAGCCTGTCGCCATCCAGCAGGCACAG CGCTTGCCCTCTCCGCCCAGCAAGATCAAGCCTTCGGAGCAGCCGAAGAGGATCTGCCTGGTCAGAGCTCCTGAGAAAGAGGAGCACCAGGCACGTCTCACTCCCATGCCACCGGCGTGGGCTTCTAATAACGCtgtccagaaggaagcagcaccacagagacagagacatggGCCTGCCCTGCAGAACATCAAAGTCCCGGATGCACTTGTGCAGGTCACAACAACATTCGAAAAGATGAAGCTGCTGCACCTGCCTGTGGCTATGGTCCAGAGAACCAACAAGAAGCAG gaaacagccaggtgctctGTGATGGACGTTGTGCACAAGGCTGcggctgccatccgggcaagagctgagcaggaaaaggagcaggaggatgtggcccaaagccacgtggatgtgtcagTGGCACCAGTGACGCCAGTAACACTTGAGgacatcgagactcctatggctgtagagcctcaggcagagcccagctcagcccctttcaccaaagctgcagatgaggctggagaagtcaTGGTTTCTCCCGTGCCTGGAGATTATCAACAGGAGGCCGGCAGAGCTGTTGTCTCCCCAGCACAacatgaggaggaagttctggctgcagtgacgatgatccctggggcagagtcTGGGATATCTTACCTTGCACCTGGAGCAGatgatgaaggagaagcagcagcttcacctttGAGTCAGGGCTCGCAGCCCCAG GAGGAGCCAGCGGCCTTCCCTGAGGAGAACGATGAGGAGGCCAAGCAGGAATTGGAATGTGTTAGTGACAAAGAGCTGTCTCAAGGGGAAGCCCTCACCATGTACAACATCTGC gtggctcacaggcagcctgaggaagCGCCGCAGGGCAGCCCGAGCCAGGCGTCGTCCCACCATGGGATCACGCTGCCACGGGTGCCCTACCTGGAGAGGTTTCAGCCTGTCGCCATCCAGCAGGCACAG CAAGATCAAGCCTTCGGAGCAGCCGAAGAGGATCTGCCTGGTCAGAGCTCCTGA